One window of Leucoraja erinacea ecotype New England chromosome 14, Leri_hhj_1, whole genome shotgun sequence genomic DNA carries:
- the sgpp2 gene encoding sphingosine-1-phosphate phosphatase 2 isoform X1, with the protein MMAYFIPSLQDPRLVASFQRVCGLFLQVEDVGSTNNSCGNGAGADSEQVLRTRPSMNGHGRHTAEEGSLHLQGQGKPRYVVKNFFFYYLFRFAAALGQEIFYITFLPSTYWNFDPYVTRRLVAVWAIVMYLGQASKDIIKWPRPLSPPVVKLETRVDAEYGMPSTHAMAATAISFTFLFATMYRYKYSFALGLMASVLMSTLVSLSRLYTGMHTVLDVICGILLTAVLMGLTYPFWNILDDLQLTSPLTPLIAVVLPFLMSYNYPALDHYSPTRGDTTIILAVASGCTVGFWMNYQYGQTYEPTGPLPFEVPSITLQVALMAIARFLVGISILFATRLIVKTISLKVVCAWFHVPDDMEARKRLEIEVPYKFATYSSIGFVATAVVPLLHQYLNLL; encoded by the exons ATGATGGCTTATTTCATCCCGTCCTTGCAAGATCCTCGCCTGGTGGCCAGTTTCCAGCGAGTTTGTGGTCTGTTTCTTCAGGTTGAAGACGTGGGCTCCACCAATAACTCTTGCGGCAATGGAGCTGGAGCGGACAGTGAGCAAGTCCTCCGGACAAGACCCAGCATGAATGGGCACGGGAGACACACAGCCGAAGAGGGATCACTGCATCTGCAAGGACAG GGAAAGCCAAGATACGTTGTGAAGAACTTTTTCTTTTACTACTTGTTCCGATTTGCTGCTGCCTTGGGTCAGGAGATCTTTTACATCACTTTCCTCCCATCCACCTACTGGAATTTTGATCCCTATGTTACCAGGAGGCTGGTTGCTGTGTGGGCA ATCGTTATGTATTTGGGTCAGGCTTCCAAAGATATCATCAAGTGGCCGCGACCATTATCCCCGCCAGTTGTAAAGTTGGAGACGAGAGTCGACGCGGAGTATGGAATGCCATCAACCCATGCCATGGCTGCCACCGCCATCTCCTTCACATTCCTCTTtgccacaatgtacagatacaag TATTCATTTGCGTTGGGACTAATGGCGTCTGTACTGATGTCTACTCTGGTTTCATTGAGTAGGCTCTACACTGGAATGCACACTGTTCTG GatgtaatctgtggaattcttcttaCTGCGGTCCTGATGGGCTTGACGTACCCGTTCTGGAACATTCTCGATGACCTCCAGTTAACCAGCCCCCTAACTCCACTCATTGCAGTGGTTTTGCCTTTTCTCATGAGCTATAATTACCCAGCGTTGGATCACTACAGCCCAACCAGGGGAGACACCACCATAATCCTGGCTGTGGCTTCAGGGTGTACTGTTGGATTTTGGATGAACTACCAGTACGGTCAAACGTACGAGCCTACAGGACCTCTCCCATTTGAAGTACCTTCTATAACTCTACAAGTTGCATTGATGGCCATCGCCCGCTTTCTCGTTGGAATTAGCATCCTCTTTGCCACTCGCTTAATTGTCAAAACCATTTCGCTCAAAGTAGTGTGTGCTTGGTTTCATGTTCCAGATGATATGGAAGCCAGGAAGAGATTGGAGATCGAAGTGCCCTACAAATTTGCAACATATTCTTCCATTGGCTTTGTTGCAACAGCGGTAGTGCCCCTGCTGCATCAATACCTCAACCTCTTGTGA
- the sgpp2 gene encoding sphingosine-1-phosphate phosphatase 2 isoform X2: MMAYFIPSLQDPRLVASFQRVCGLFLQVEDVGSTNNSCGNGAGADSEQVLRTRPSMNGHGRHTAEEGSLHLQGQIVMYLGQASKDIIKWPRPLSPPVVKLETRVDAEYGMPSTHAMAATAISFTFLFATMYRYKYSFALGLMASVLMSTLVSLSRLYTGMHTVLDVICGILLTAVLMGLTYPFWNILDDLQLTSPLTPLIAVVLPFLMSYNYPALDHYSPTRGDTTIILAVASGCTVGFWMNYQYGQTYEPTGPLPFEVPSITLQVALMAIARFLVGISILFATRLIVKTISLKVVCAWFHVPDDMEARKRLEIEVPYKFATYSSIGFVATAVVPLLHQYLNLL; encoded by the exons ATGATGGCTTATTTCATCCCGTCCTTGCAAGATCCTCGCCTGGTGGCCAGTTTCCAGCGAGTTTGTGGTCTGTTTCTTCAGGTTGAAGACGTGGGCTCCACCAATAACTCTTGCGGCAATGGAGCTGGAGCGGACAGTGAGCAAGTCCTCCGGACAAGACCCAGCATGAATGGGCACGGGAGACACACAGCCGAAGAGGGATCACTGCATCTGCAAGGACAG ATCGTTATGTATTTGGGTCAGGCTTCCAAAGATATCATCAAGTGGCCGCGACCATTATCCCCGCCAGTTGTAAAGTTGGAGACGAGAGTCGACGCGGAGTATGGAATGCCATCAACCCATGCCATGGCTGCCACCGCCATCTCCTTCACATTCCTCTTtgccacaatgtacagatacaag TATTCATTTGCGTTGGGACTAATGGCGTCTGTACTGATGTCTACTCTGGTTTCATTGAGTAGGCTCTACACTGGAATGCACACTGTTCTG GatgtaatctgtggaattcttcttaCTGCGGTCCTGATGGGCTTGACGTACCCGTTCTGGAACATTCTCGATGACCTCCAGTTAACCAGCCCCCTAACTCCACTCATTGCAGTGGTTTTGCCTTTTCTCATGAGCTATAATTACCCAGCGTTGGATCACTACAGCCCAACCAGGGGAGACACCACCATAATCCTGGCTGTGGCTTCAGGGTGTACTGTTGGATTTTGGATGAACTACCAGTACGGTCAAACGTACGAGCCTACAGGACCTCTCCCATTTGAAGTACCTTCTATAACTCTACAAGTTGCATTGATGGCCATCGCCCGCTTTCTCGTTGGAATTAGCATCCTCTTTGCCACTCGCTTAATTGTCAAAACCATTTCGCTCAAAGTAGTGTGTGCTTGGTTTCATGTTCCAGATGATATGGAAGCCAGGAAGAGATTGGAGATCGAAGTGCCCTACAAATTTGCAACATATTCTTCCATTGGCTTTGTTGCAACAGCGGTAGTGCCCCTGCTGCATCAATACCTCAACCTCTTGTGA